One Sulfolobus sp. S-194 DNA segment encodes these proteins:
- a CDS encoding succinate dehydrogenase, with protein sequence MSYEDKIIDTLTKIGAIVTRGWYTVSERPERPPFGKELEYKVEELFWGKIHLRNEGDLYVLVMSKDIFNWKDKISQLKVKGEIEDAAGGLLWLKENLDNLEEDMKYLKEYLSSLKK encoded by the coding sequence ATGTCGTATGAGGACAAGATTATTGATACGTTAACAAAAATAGGAGCCATTGTAACAAGAGGCTGGTATACAGTAAGTGAGAGACCAGAGAGACCTCCTTTCGGAAAAGAATTAGAATATAAAGTTGAAGAACTATTCTGGGGTAAAATTCATCTAAGAAACGAAGGAGACCTGTATGTCTTAGTAATGTCTAAGGATATATTTAATTGGAAAGATAAGATTTCGCAGTTAAAAGTTAAAGGCGAGATTGAAGATGCTGCTGGTGGATTATTATGGTTAAAAGAGAATTTGGATAACTTAGAAGAAGATATGAAATACCTTAAGGAATACCTTTCATCTCTTAAAAAATAA